A region from the Canis lupus dingo isolate Sandy chromosome 9, ASM325472v2, whole genome shotgun sequence genome encodes:
- the GGNBP2 gene encoding gametogenetin-binding protein 2 isoform X4, which yields MARLVAVCRDGEEEFPFERRQIPLYIDDTLTMVMEFPDNVLNLDGHQNNGAQLKQFIQRHSMLKQQDLSIAMVVTSREVLSALSQLVPCVGCRRSVERLFSQLVESGNPALEPLTVGPKGVLSVTRSCMTDAKKLYTLFYVHGSKLNDMIDAIPKSKKNKRCQLHSLDTHKPKPLGGCWMDVWELMSQECRDEVVLIDSSCLLETLETYLRKHRFCTDCKNKVLRAYNILIGELDCSKEKGYCAALYEGLRCCPHERHIHVCCETDFIAHLLGRAEPEFAGGYERRERHAKTIDIAQEEVLTCLGIHLYERLHRIWQKLRAEEQTWQMLFYLGVDALRKSFEMTVEKVQGISRLEQLCEEFSEEERVRELKQEKKRQKRKNRRKNKCVCDIPTPLQAADEKEVSQEKETDFIENSCKACGSTEDGNGCVEVIVTNENTSCTCPSSGNLLGSPKIKKGLSPHCNGSDCGYSSSMEGSETGSREGSDVACTEGICNHDEHGDDSCVHHCEDKEDDGDSCVECWANSEENTTKGKNKKKKKKAKMLKCDEHIQKLGSCITDPGNRETSGNTVHTVFHRDKTKDAHPESCCSSEKGGQPLPWFEHRKNVPQFAEPTEPSFGPDSGKGAKSLVELLDESECTSDEEIFISQDEIQSFMANNQSFYSNREQYRQHLKEKFNKYCRLNDHKRPICSGWLTTAGAN from the exons ATGGTGATGGAATTTCCTGACAATGTGTTAAATCTTGATGGGCATCAAAATAATGGTGCACAACTAAAGCAGTTTATtcag cGACATAGCATGCTTAAGCAGCAAGATCTAAGTATTGCCATGGTGGTGACATCACGTGAAGTATTGAGTGCACTTTCTCAGCTTGTCCCATGTGTTGGTTGTCGTCGCAGTGTGGAGCGCCTCTTTTCCCAGCTTGTAGAGTCTGGAAATCCCGCACTTGAACCCCTGACAGTAGGGCCCAAAGGAGTCCTATCTGTAACTCGAAGCTGCATGACTGATGCAAAGAAGCTTTATACCTTATTTTATGTACATGG gtCCAAACTAAATGACATGATAGATGCTAttccaaaaagtaaaaagaacaagAGATGTCAGTTGCACTCCTTAGATACGCACAAACCAAAACCTTTGGG AGGTTGTTGGATGGACGTATGGGAACTAATGTCCCAAGAATGCAGGGATGAAGTAGTTTTAATTGACTCCAGTTGTCTTTTAGAAACACTAGAAACATATCTGCGAAAACACAG GTTTTGCACTGATTGCAAAAATAAAGTCCTCCGAGCATACAATATCCTTATTGGTGAACTTGATTGCAGCAAAGAGAAGGGCTACTGTGCTGCACTTTATGAAGGTTTGCGGTGCTGTCCACACGAACGGCACATACATGTTTGCTGTGAAACAGACTTCATTGCACATCTCTTGGGTCGTGCTGAGCCAGAGTTCGCAGGAGGGTATGA GCGAAGAGAAAGGCATGCAAAGACAATAGATATAGCTCAAGAGGAAGTTCTGACCTGCTTGGGAATTCATCTTTATGAAAGACTGCATCGAATCTGGCAAAAATTACGAGCAGAAGAGCAAACATGGCAGATGCTTTTCTATCTTGGTGTTGATGCTTTACGCAAGAGTTTTGAG atGACTGTGGAAAAAGTACAGGGTATTAGCCGATTAGAACAACTTTGTGAAGAATTTTCAGAGGAAGAACGAGTAAGAGAACTCAAGCAAGAAAAGAAACGCCAAAAACGGAAGAATAGAcgaaaaaataaatgtgtatgtgatATTCCTACTCCCTTACAAGCAGCAGATGAAAAGGAAGTAAGCCAAGAGAAG GAAACAGACTTCATAGAAAACAGCTGCAAAGCCTGTGGCAGCACTGAAGATGGTAATGGTTGTGTAGAAGTCATCGTTACCAATGAAAATACGTCCTGTACCTGTCCTAGCAGCGGCAATCTCTTGGGGTCCCCTAAAATAAAGAAAG GCTTATCACCACACTGTAATGGTAGTGATTGTGGATATTCATCTAGCATGGAAGGGAGTGAAACAGGTTCTCGGGAGGGTTCAGATGTTGCCTGCACTGAAGGCATTTGTAATCATGATGAACACG GTGACGACTCCTGTGTTCATCACTGTGAAGACAAAGAGGATGATGGAGATAGCTGTGTTGAATGTTGGGCAAATTCTGAAGAGAAcaccaccaaaggaaaaaataaaaagaagaaaaagaaagccaagatgTTGAAATGTGATGAACAT ATCCAAAAGCTTGGAAGCTGTATTACAGATCCAGGTAATCGAGAGACCTCAGGAAATACCGTGCACACAGTGTTTCACCGTGACAAGACCAAAGATGCACATCCTGAAAGCTGTTGCAGTTCTGAAAAGGGTGGGCAGCCACTGCCTTGGTTTGAGCATAGGAAAAATGTACCACAGTTTGCAGAACCTACAGAACCGTCATTTGGTCCTGATTCCGGTAAAGGTGCCAAGAGCTTAGTTGAACTCCTT GATGAGTCTGAATGTACTTCAGATGAGGAAATCTTTATCTCACAAGACGAAATACAGTCATTTATGGCTAATAACCAGTCTTTCTACAGCAATAGAGAACAATACCGACAGCATCTGAAggagaaatttaataaatactgcCGCTTAAATGATCACAAGAGGCCCATTTGTAGTGGCTGGTTGACAACGGCTGgagcaaattaa
- the GGNBP2 gene encoding gametogenetin-binding protein 2 isoform X5, with translation MARLVAVCRDGEEEFPFERRQIPLYIDDTLTMVMEFPDNVLNLDGHQNNGAQLKQFIQRHSMLKQQDLSIAMVVTSREVLSALSQLVPCVGCRRSVERLFSQLVESGNPALEPLTVGPKGVLSVTRSCMTDAKKLYTLFYVHGSKLNDMIDAIPKSKKNKRCQLHSLDTHKPKPLGGCWMDVWELMSQECRDEVVLIDSSCLLETLETYLRKHRFCTDCKNKVLRAYNILIGELDCSKEKGYCAALYEGLRCCPHERHIHVCCETDFIAHLLGRAEPEFAGGRRERHAKTIDIAQEEVLTCLGIHLYERLHRIWQKLRAEEQTWQMLFYLGVDALRKSFEMTVEKVQGISRLEQLCEEFSEEERVRELKQEKKRQKRKNRRKNKCVCDIPTPLQAADEKEVSQEKETDFIENSCKACGSTEDGNGCVEVIVTNENTSCTCPSSGNLLGSPKIKKGLSPHCNGSDCGYSSSMEGSETGSREGSDVACTEGICNHDEHGDDSCVHHCEDKEDDGDSCVECWANSEENTTKGKNKKKKKKAKMLKCDEHIQKLGSCITDPGNRETSGNTVHTVFHRDKTKDAHPESCCSSEKGGQPLPWFEHRKNVPQFAEPTEPSFGPDSGKGAKSLVELLDESECTSDEEIFISQDEIQSFMANNQSFYSNREQYRQHLKEKFNKYCRLNDHKRPICSGWLTTAGAN, from the exons ATGGTGATGGAATTTCCTGACAATGTGTTAAATCTTGATGGGCATCAAAATAATGGTGCACAACTAAAGCAGTTTATtcag cGACATAGCATGCTTAAGCAGCAAGATCTAAGTATTGCCATGGTGGTGACATCACGTGAAGTATTGAGTGCACTTTCTCAGCTTGTCCCATGTGTTGGTTGTCGTCGCAGTGTGGAGCGCCTCTTTTCCCAGCTTGTAGAGTCTGGAAATCCCGCACTTGAACCCCTGACAGTAGGGCCCAAAGGAGTCCTATCTGTAACTCGAAGCTGCATGACTGATGCAAAGAAGCTTTATACCTTATTTTATGTACATGG gtCCAAACTAAATGACATGATAGATGCTAttccaaaaagtaaaaagaacaagAGATGTCAGTTGCACTCCTTAGATACGCACAAACCAAAACCTTTGGG AGGTTGTTGGATGGACGTATGGGAACTAATGTCCCAAGAATGCAGGGATGAAGTAGTTTTAATTGACTCCAGTTGTCTTTTAGAAACACTAGAAACATATCTGCGAAAACACAG GTTTTGCACTGATTGCAAAAATAAAGTCCTCCGAGCATACAATATCCTTATTGGTGAACTTGATTGCAGCAAAGAGAAGGGCTACTGTGCTGCACTTTATGAAGGTTTGCGGTGCTGTCCACACGAACGGCACATACATGTTTGCTGTGAAACAGACTTCATTGCACATCTCTTGGGTCGTGCTGAGCCAGAGTTCGCAGGAGG GCGAAGAGAAAGGCATGCAAAGACAATAGATATAGCTCAAGAGGAAGTTCTGACCTGCTTGGGAATTCATCTTTATGAAAGACTGCATCGAATCTGGCAAAAATTACGAGCAGAAGAGCAAACATGGCAGATGCTTTTCTATCTTGGTGTTGATGCTTTACGCAAGAGTTTTGAG atGACTGTGGAAAAAGTACAGGGTATTAGCCGATTAGAACAACTTTGTGAAGAATTTTCAGAGGAAGAACGAGTAAGAGAACTCAAGCAAGAAAAGAAACGCCAAAAACGGAAGAATAGAcgaaaaaataaatgtgtatgtgatATTCCTACTCCCTTACAAGCAGCAGATGAAAAGGAAGTAAGCCAAGAGAAG GAAACAGACTTCATAGAAAACAGCTGCAAAGCCTGTGGCAGCACTGAAGATGGTAATGGTTGTGTAGAAGTCATCGTTACCAATGAAAATACGTCCTGTACCTGTCCTAGCAGCGGCAATCTCTTGGGGTCCCCTAAAATAAAGAAAG GCTTATCACCACACTGTAATGGTAGTGATTGTGGATATTCATCTAGCATGGAAGGGAGTGAAACAGGTTCTCGGGAGGGTTCAGATGTTGCCTGCACTGAAGGCATTTGTAATCATGATGAACACG GTGACGACTCCTGTGTTCATCACTGTGAAGACAAAGAGGATGATGGAGATAGCTGTGTTGAATGTTGGGCAAATTCTGAAGAGAAcaccaccaaaggaaaaaataaaaagaagaaaaagaaagccaagatgTTGAAATGTGATGAACAT ATCCAAAAGCTTGGAAGCTGTATTACAGATCCAGGTAATCGAGAGACCTCAGGAAATACCGTGCACACAGTGTTTCACCGTGACAAGACCAAAGATGCACATCCTGAAAGCTGTTGCAGTTCTGAAAAGGGTGGGCAGCCACTGCCTTGGTTTGAGCATAGGAAAAATGTACCACAGTTTGCAGAACCTACAGAACCGTCATTTGGTCCTGATTCCGGTAAAGGTGCCAAGAGCTTAGTTGAACTCCTT GATGAGTCTGAATGTACTTCAGATGAGGAAATCTTTATCTCACAAGACGAAATACAGTCATTTATGGCTAATAACCAGTCTTTCTACAGCAATAGAGAACAATACCGACAGCATCTGAAggagaaatttaataaatactgcCGCTTAAATGATCACAAGAGGCCCATTTGTAGTGGCTGGTTGACAACGGCTGgagcaaattaa
- the GGNBP2 gene encoding gametogenetin-binding protein 2 isoform X6 → MARLVAVCRDGEEEFPFERRQIPLYIDDTLTMVMEFPDNVLNLDGHQNNGAQLKQFIQRHSMLKQQDLSIAMVVTSREVLSALSQLVPCVGCRRSVERLFSQLVESGNPALEPLTVGPKGVLSVTRSCMTDAKKLYTLFYVHGSKLNDMIDAIPKSKKNKRCQLHSLDTHKPKPLGGCWMDVWELMSQECRDEVVLIDSSCLLETLETYLRKHRFCTDCKNKVLRAYNILIGELDCSKEKGYCAALYEGLRCCPHERHIHVCCETDFIAHLLGRAEPEFAGGYERRERHAKTIDIAQEEVLTCLGIHLYERLHRIWQKLRAEEQTWQMLFYLGVDALRKSFEMTVEKVQGISRLEQLCEEFSEEERVRELKQEKKRQKRKNRRKNKCVCDIPTPLQAADEKEETDFIENSCKACGSTEDGNGCVEVIVTNENTSCTCPSSGNLLGSPKIKKGLSPHCNGSDCGYSSSMEGSETGSREGSDVACTEGICNHDEHGDDSCVHHCEDKEDDGDSCVECWANSEENTTKGKNKKKKKKAKMLKCDEHIQKLGSCITDPGNRETSGNTVHTVFHRDKTKDAHPESCCSSEKGGQPLPWFEHRKNVPQFAEPTEPSFGPDSGKGAKSLVELLDESECTSDEEIFISQDEIQSFMANNQSFYSNREQYRQHLKEKFNKYCRLNDHKRPICSGWLTTAGAN, encoded by the exons ATGGTGATGGAATTTCCTGACAATGTGTTAAATCTTGATGGGCATCAAAATAATGGTGCACAACTAAAGCAGTTTATtcag cGACATAGCATGCTTAAGCAGCAAGATCTAAGTATTGCCATGGTGGTGACATCACGTGAAGTATTGAGTGCACTTTCTCAGCTTGTCCCATGTGTTGGTTGTCGTCGCAGTGTGGAGCGCCTCTTTTCCCAGCTTGTAGAGTCTGGAAATCCCGCACTTGAACCCCTGACAGTAGGGCCCAAAGGAGTCCTATCTGTAACTCGAAGCTGCATGACTGATGCAAAGAAGCTTTATACCTTATTTTATGTACATGG gtCCAAACTAAATGACATGATAGATGCTAttccaaaaagtaaaaagaacaagAGATGTCAGTTGCACTCCTTAGATACGCACAAACCAAAACCTTTGGG AGGTTGTTGGATGGACGTATGGGAACTAATGTCCCAAGAATGCAGGGATGAAGTAGTTTTAATTGACTCCAGTTGTCTTTTAGAAACACTAGAAACATATCTGCGAAAACACAG GTTTTGCACTGATTGCAAAAATAAAGTCCTCCGAGCATACAATATCCTTATTGGTGAACTTGATTGCAGCAAAGAGAAGGGCTACTGTGCTGCACTTTATGAAGGTTTGCGGTGCTGTCCACACGAACGGCACATACATGTTTGCTGTGAAACAGACTTCATTGCACATCTCTTGGGTCGTGCTGAGCCAGAGTTCGCAGGAGGGTATGA GCGAAGAGAAAGGCATGCAAAGACAATAGATATAGCTCAAGAGGAAGTTCTGACCTGCTTGGGAATTCATCTTTATGAAAGACTGCATCGAATCTGGCAAAAATTACGAGCAGAAGAGCAAACATGGCAGATGCTTTTCTATCTTGGTGTTGATGCTTTACGCAAGAGTTTTGAG atGACTGTGGAAAAAGTACAGGGTATTAGCCGATTAGAACAACTTTGTGAAGAATTTTCAGAGGAAGAACGAGTAAGAGAACTCAAGCAAGAAAAGAAACGCCAAAAACGGAAGAATAGAcgaaaaaataaatgtgtatgtgatATTCCTACTCCCTTACAAGCAGCAGATGAAAAGGAA GAAACAGACTTCATAGAAAACAGCTGCAAAGCCTGTGGCAGCACTGAAGATGGTAATGGTTGTGTAGAAGTCATCGTTACCAATGAAAATACGTCCTGTACCTGTCCTAGCAGCGGCAATCTCTTGGGGTCCCCTAAAATAAAGAAAG GCTTATCACCACACTGTAATGGTAGTGATTGTGGATATTCATCTAGCATGGAAGGGAGTGAAACAGGTTCTCGGGAGGGTTCAGATGTTGCCTGCACTGAAGGCATTTGTAATCATGATGAACACG GTGACGACTCCTGTGTTCATCACTGTGAAGACAAAGAGGATGATGGAGATAGCTGTGTTGAATGTTGGGCAAATTCTGAAGAGAAcaccaccaaaggaaaaaataaaaagaagaaaaagaaagccaagatgTTGAAATGTGATGAACAT ATCCAAAAGCTTGGAAGCTGTATTACAGATCCAGGTAATCGAGAGACCTCAGGAAATACCGTGCACACAGTGTTTCACCGTGACAAGACCAAAGATGCACATCCTGAAAGCTGTTGCAGTTCTGAAAAGGGTGGGCAGCCACTGCCTTGGTTTGAGCATAGGAAAAATGTACCACAGTTTGCAGAACCTACAGAACCGTCATTTGGTCCTGATTCCGGTAAAGGTGCCAAGAGCTTAGTTGAACTCCTT GATGAGTCTGAATGTACTTCAGATGAGGAAATCTTTATCTCACAAGACGAAATACAGTCATTTATGGCTAATAACCAGTCTTTCTACAGCAATAGAGAACAATACCGACAGCATCTGAAggagaaatttaataaatactgcCGCTTAAATGATCACAAGAGGCCCATTTGTAGTGGCTGGTTGACAACGGCTGgagcaaattaa
- the GGNBP2 gene encoding gametogenetin-binding protein 2 isoform X3, with translation MARLVAVCRDGEEEFPFERRQIPLYIDDTLTMVMEFPDNVLNLDGHQNNGAQLKQFIQRHSMLKQQDLSIAMVVTSREVLSALSQLVPCVGCRRSVERLFSQLVESGNPALEPLTVGPKGVLSVTRSCMTDAKKLYTLFYVHGSKLNDMIDAIPKSKKNKRCQLHSLDTHKPKPLGEGSSSSVSSEKLSTDKRSSEDHRKDSKCRIIFHYGPFQGTSRGCWMDVWELMSQECRDEVVLIDSSCLLETLETYLRKHRFCTDCKNKVLRAYNILIGELDCSKEKGYCAALYEGLRCCPHERHIHVCCETDFIAHLLGRAEPEFAGGYERRERHAKTIDIAQEEVLTCLGIHLYERLHRIWQKLRAEEQTWQMLFYLGVDALRKSFEMTVEKVQGISRLEQLCEEFSEEERVRELKQEKKRQKRKNRRKNKCVCDIPTPLQAADEKEETDFIENSCKACGSTEDGNGCVEVIVTNENTSCTCPSSGNLLGSPKIKKGLSPHCNGSDCGYSSSMEGSETGSREGSDVACTEGICNHDEHGDDSCVHHCEDKEDDGDSCVECWANSEENTTKGKNKKKKKKAKMLKCDEHIQKLGSCITDPGNRETSGNTVHTVFHRDKTKDAHPESCCSSEKGGQPLPWFEHRKNVPQFAEPTEPSFGPDSGKGAKSLVELLDESECTSDEEIFISQDEIQSFMANNQSFYSNREQYRQHLKEKFNKYCRLNDHKRPICSGWLTTAGAN, from the exons ATGGTGATGGAATTTCCTGACAATGTGTTAAATCTTGATGGGCATCAAAATAATGGTGCACAACTAAAGCAGTTTATtcag cGACATAGCATGCTTAAGCAGCAAGATCTAAGTATTGCCATGGTGGTGACATCACGTGAAGTATTGAGTGCACTTTCTCAGCTTGTCCCATGTGTTGGTTGTCGTCGCAGTGTGGAGCGCCTCTTTTCCCAGCTTGTAGAGTCTGGAAATCCCGCACTTGAACCCCTGACAGTAGGGCCCAAAGGAGTCCTATCTGTAACTCGAAGCTGCATGACTGATGCAAAGAAGCTTTATACCTTATTTTATGTACATGG gtCCAAACTAAATGACATGATAGATGCTAttccaaaaagtaaaaagaacaagAGATGTCAGTTGCACTCCTTAGATACGCACAAACCAAAACCTTTGGG TGAAGGGAGCAGTAGCAGTGtcagttcagagaagttaagtacaGATAAGAGAAGTAGTGAAGACCACAGGAAGGACAGCAAGTGTAGGATCATTTTCCATTATGGACCTTTCCAGGGAACATCCAG AGGTTGTTGGATGGACGTATGGGAACTAATGTCCCAAGAATGCAGGGATGAAGTAGTTTTAATTGACTCCAGTTGTCTTTTAGAAACACTAGAAACATATCTGCGAAAACACAG GTTTTGCACTGATTGCAAAAATAAAGTCCTCCGAGCATACAATATCCTTATTGGTGAACTTGATTGCAGCAAAGAGAAGGGCTACTGTGCTGCACTTTATGAAGGTTTGCGGTGCTGTCCACACGAACGGCACATACATGTTTGCTGTGAAACAGACTTCATTGCACATCTCTTGGGTCGTGCTGAGCCAGAGTTCGCAGGAGGGTATGA GCGAAGAGAAAGGCATGCAAAGACAATAGATATAGCTCAAGAGGAAGTTCTGACCTGCTTGGGAATTCATCTTTATGAAAGACTGCATCGAATCTGGCAAAAATTACGAGCAGAAGAGCAAACATGGCAGATGCTTTTCTATCTTGGTGTTGATGCTTTACGCAAGAGTTTTGAG atGACTGTGGAAAAAGTACAGGGTATTAGCCGATTAGAACAACTTTGTGAAGAATTTTCAGAGGAAGAACGAGTAAGAGAACTCAAGCAAGAAAAGAAACGCCAAAAACGGAAGAATAGAcgaaaaaataaatgtgtatgtgatATTCCTACTCCCTTACAAGCAGCAGATGAAAAGGAA GAAACAGACTTCATAGAAAACAGCTGCAAAGCCTGTGGCAGCACTGAAGATGGTAATGGTTGTGTAGAAGTCATCGTTACCAATGAAAATACGTCCTGTACCTGTCCTAGCAGCGGCAATCTCTTGGGGTCCCCTAAAATAAAGAAAG GCTTATCACCACACTGTAATGGTAGTGATTGTGGATATTCATCTAGCATGGAAGGGAGTGAAACAGGTTCTCGGGAGGGTTCAGATGTTGCCTGCACTGAAGGCATTTGTAATCATGATGAACACG GTGACGACTCCTGTGTTCATCACTGTGAAGACAAAGAGGATGATGGAGATAGCTGTGTTGAATGTTGGGCAAATTCTGAAGAGAAcaccaccaaaggaaaaaataaaaagaagaaaaagaaagccaagatgTTGAAATGTGATGAACAT ATCCAAAAGCTTGGAAGCTGTATTACAGATCCAGGTAATCGAGAGACCTCAGGAAATACCGTGCACACAGTGTTTCACCGTGACAAGACCAAAGATGCACATCCTGAAAGCTGTTGCAGTTCTGAAAAGGGTGGGCAGCCACTGCCTTGGTTTGAGCATAGGAAAAATGTACCACAGTTTGCAGAACCTACAGAACCGTCATTTGGTCCTGATTCCGGTAAAGGTGCCAAGAGCTTAGTTGAACTCCTT GATGAGTCTGAATGTACTTCAGATGAGGAAATCTTTATCTCACAAGACGAAATACAGTCATTTATGGCTAATAACCAGTCTTTCTACAGCAATAGAGAACAATACCGACAGCATCTGAAggagaaatttaataaatactgcCGCTTAAATGATCACAAGAGGCCCATTTGTAGTGGCTGGTTGACAACGGCTGgagcaaattaa
- the GGNBP2 gene encoding gametogenetin-binding protein 2 isoform X1, with the protein MARLVAVCRDGEEEFPFERRQIPLYIDDTLTMVMEFPDNVLNLDGHQNNGAQLKQFIQRHSMLKQQDLSIAMVVTSREVLSALSQLVPCVGCRRSVERLFSQLVESGNPALEPLTVGPKGVLSVTRSCMTDAKKLYTLFYVHGSKLNDMIDAIPKSKKNKRCQLHSLDTHKPKPLGEGSSSSVSSEKLSTDKRSSEDHRKDSKCRIIFHYGPFQGTSRGCWMDVWELMSQECRDEVVLIDSSCLLETLETYLRKHRFCTDCKNKVLRAYNILIGELDCSKEKGYCAALYEGLRCCPHERHIHVCCETDFIAHLLGRAEPEFAGGYERRERHAKTIDIAQEEVLTCLGIHLYERLHRIWQKLRAEEQTWQMLFYLGVDALRKSFEMTVEKVQGISRLEQLCEEFSEEERVRELKQEKKRQKRKNRRKNKCVCDIPTPLQAADEKEVSQEKETDFIENSCKACGSTEDGNGCVEVIVTNENTSCTCPSSGNLLGSPKIKKGLSPHCNGSDCGYSSSMEGSETGSREGSDVACTEGICNHDEHGDDSCVHHCEDKEDDGDSCVECWANSEENTTKGKNKKKKKKAKMLKCDEHIQKLGSCITDPGNRETSGNTVHTVFHRDKTKDAHPESCCSSEKGGQPLPWFEHRKNVPQFAEPTEPSFGPDSGKGAKSLVELLDESECTSDEEIFISQDEIQSFMANNQSFYSNREQYRQHLKEKFNKYCRLNDHKRPICSGWLTTAGAN; encoded by the exons ATGGTGATGGAATTTCCTGACAATGTGTTAAATCTTGATGGGCATCAAAATAATGGTGCACAACTAAAGCAGTTTATtcag cGACATAGCATGCTTAAGCAGCAAGATCTAAGTATTGCCATGGTGGTGACATCACGTGAAGTATTGAGTGCACTTTCTCAGCTTGTCCCATGTGTTGGTTGTCGTCGCAGTGTGGAGCGCCTCTTTTCCCAGCTTGTAGAGTCTGGAAATCCCGCACTTGAACCCCTGACAGTAGGGCCCAAAGGAGTCCTATCTGTAACTCGAAGCTGCATGACTGATGCAAAGAAGCTTTATACCTTATTTTATGTACATGG gtCCAAACTAAATGACATGATAGATGCTAttccaaaaagtaaaaagaacaagAGATGTCAGTTGCACTCCTTAGATACGCACAAACCAAAACCTTTGGG TGAAGGGAGCAGTAGCAGTGtcagttcagagaagttaagtacaGATAAGAGAAGTAGTGAAGACCACAGGAAGGACAGCAAGTGTAGGATCATTTTCCATTATGGACCTTTCCAGGGAACATCCAG AGGTTGTTGGATGGACGTATGGGAACTAATGTCCCAAGAATGCAGGGATGAAGTAGTTTTAATTGACTCCAGTTGTCTTTTAGAAACACTAGAAACATATCTGCGAAAACACAG GTTTTGCACTGATTGCAAAAATAAAGTCCTCCGAGCATACAATATCCTTATTGGTGAACTTGATTGCAGCAAAGAGAAGGGCTACTGTGCTGCACTTTATGAAGGTTTGCGGTGCTGTCCACACGAACGGCACATACATGTTTGCTGTGAAACAGACTTCATTGCACATCTCTTGGGTCGTGCTGAGCCAGAGTTCGCAGGAGGGTATGA GCGAAGAGAAAGGCATGCAAAGACAATAGATATAGCTCAAGAGGAAGTTCTGACCTGCTTGGGAATTCATCTTTATGAAAGACTGCATCGAATCTGGCAAAAATTACGAGCAGAAGAGCAAACATGGCAGATGCTTTTCTATCTTGGTGTTGATGCTTTACGCAAGAGTTTTGAG atGACTGTGGAAAAAGTACAGGGTATTAGCCGATTAGAACAACTTTGTGAAGAATTTTCAGAGGAAGAACGAGTAAGAGAACTCAAGCAAGAAAAGAAACGCCAAAAACGGAAGAATAGAcgaaaaaataaatgtgtatgtgatATTCCTACTCCCTTACAAGCAGCAGATGAAAAGGAAGTAAGCCAAGAGAAG GAAACAGACTTCATAGAAAACAGCTGCAAAGCCTGTGGCAGCACTGAAGATGGTAATGGTTGTGTAGAAGTCATCGTTACCAATGAAAATACGTCCTGTACCTGTCCTAGCAGCGGCAATCTCTTGGGGTCCCCTAAAATAAAGAAAG GCTTATCACCACACTGTAATGGTAGTGATTGTGGATATTCATCTAGCATGGAAGGGAGTGAAACAGGTTCTCGGGAGGGTTCAGATGTTGCCTGCACTGAAGGCATTTGTAATCATGATGAACACG GTGACGACTCCTGTGTTCATCACTGTGAAGACAAAGAGGATGATGGAGATAGCTGTGTTGAATGTTGGGCAAATTCTGAAGAGAAcaccaccaaaggaaaaaataaaaagaagaaaaagaaagccaagatgTTGAAATGTGATGAACAT ATCCAAAAGCTTGGAAGCTGTATTACAGATCCAGGTAATCGAGAGACCTCAGGAAATACCGTGCACACAGTGTTTCACCGTGACAAGACCAAAGATGCACATCCTGAAAGCTGTTGCAGTTCTGAAAAGGGTGGGCAGCCACTGCCTTGGTTTGAGCATAGGAAAAATGTACCACAGTTTGCAGAACCTACAGAACCGTCATTTGGTCCTGATTCCGGTAAAGGTGCCAAGAGCTTAGTTGAACTCCTT GATGAGTCTGAATGTACTTCAGATGAGGAAATCTTTATCTCACAAGACGAAATACAGTCATTTATGGCTAATAACCAGTCTTTCTACAGCAATAGAGAACAATACCGACAGCATCTGAAggagaaatttaataaatactgcCGCTTAAATGATCACAAGAGGCCCATTTGTAGTGGCTGGTTGACAACGGCTGgagcaaattaa